The stretch of DNA CTGGGGAATCGAGCACGAGTACGACGTCATCTGCGAGATGGACGCCGACGGCTCGCACCGCCCCGAGGACTTCCCGGCGCTGCTGAAGGCTTTGGTGGAGCAGAAGGCGGACCTGGTGCTGGGCTCGCGCTACGTCCCCGGCGGCAAGACCGTCGGCTGGCCCAAGCACCGCGAGATCCTGTCCAAGGGCGGCAACACCTGGGTCCGCCTGGTCACCGGCATGAAGCTGGCCGACGCCACCGGCGGCTACCGCCTGTTCCGCCGCGAGACGCTGGAGCGCATAGAGCTCTCCACCGTCGCCAGCGCCGGCTACACCTTCCAGGTGGACCTGGCCTGGCGCACGGTGCGGGCCGGCATGAAGGTGGTCGAGGTGCCGATCACCTTCGTCGAACGCGAACTCGGGGCGTCGAAGATGAGCTCGAACATCGTCGTCGAGGCCTTGTGGCGGACCACGGTGTGGGGGATGCAGTACCGGGTGAACCGGTTGCTGGGGCGGCGCTGAGGGCGGCCCTGAGGCAGCTCTGAGGCTGCCCTGAGGGGGCGCCTCTTAGGGCAGCCCTGGAGGCGAAAAAGGCCCGAGCCGCACTGTCGGGGGGATGCAGTGCGGCTCGGGGATTGTGGGCGCGTCACCGATGACGGGGTGACTGCGCTGTTCCTACTGTAGTCGTATCGATGGGTTCTGTGCGCGGATCAATGCCGCCTGACGCAGGACTCAGTCGGACGTGTGCGCCGCGGCCTTGCGCGCGCCGGCGCGCGCCGCCGCCGGCTTCGGCTTCCCGGCCGGTGCGGTCGGGCCCTTCACCGAAGATGCCTTGGCCGCCGCCGCCGACTTCTTGGCCCGCCCGGCCATGGTGCGGGCCGGGGTGGGGCGGATGGCGTCGCTGGTGGTGATGCCGCCGTCGCGCAGGACGGCGAGCCGCTCGGCCAGGACTTCCTCGAGGTCGGCCACGGTGCGCCGCTCCAGCAGCATGTCCCAGTGGGTGCGGGCCGGCTTGCCGGCCTTCTCCTCCGGCGGGGTGCCGTCGACCAGCAGGGCGGTGGCCCCGCAGACCTTGCATTCCCAGGTCGCCGGAACGTCGGCCTCCACGGAGAACGGCATCACGAAGCGGTGCTCG from Catenulispora sp. GP43 encodes:
- a CDS encoding polyprenol monophosphomannose synthase, which gives rise to MTNLRVLVIIPTYNEAENLPKIVARVHTANPDVHILVADDNSPDGTGKLADELADDDERIKVLHRAGKEGLGKAYLAGFAWGIEHEYDVICEMDADGSHRPEDFPALLKALVEQKADLVLGSRYVPGGKTVGWPKHREILSKGGNTWVRLVTGMKLADATGGYRLFRRETLERIELSTVASAGYTFQVDLAWRTVRAGMKVVEVPITFVERELGASKMSSNIVVEALWRTTVWGMQYRVNRLLGRR